From Candidatus Kaelpia aquatica, the proteins below share one genomic window:
- the rsmD gene encoding 16S rRNA (guanine(966)-N(2))-methyltransferase RsmD, with amino-acid sequence MQVISGRFKGLRVYAPLKSKISPTSSVVKRSIFDSLRDDVKNKVVLDLYAGSGALGIEALSRGGREAVFVENNLDSLGAIRKNIKPLNGVKTEVIAMDAAMAIRFLRGRKFDIIFIDPPYREKVIKSILLEISECDIVRKNSLVFTEHHKKEVVSSDIGVFRLVREKKYGDTVVSIFTNSVL; translated from the coding sequence ATGCAGGTTATATCTGGAAGATTTAAAGGTTTAAGAGTCTATGCTCCGCTTAAGAGTAAGATTAGCCCTACGTCTTCAGTTGTAAAAAGGTCTATATTTGACTCCTTAAGAGATGATGTTAAGAATAAGGTGGTATTGGATCTCTATGCCGGCAGCGGGGCTTTAGGCATCGAAGCTCTTTCACGGGGCGGTAGAGAAGCGGTATTTGTTGAAAATAACCTGGACTCTTTAGGAGCTATACGCAAGAATATCAAGCCTCTCAATGGTGTTAAAACTGAGGTTATTGCTATGGATGCGGCTATGGCGATAAGATTCTTAAGAGGTAGAAAGTTTGATATTATCTTCATAGACCCCCCTTATCGGGAGAAGGTAATTAAATCTATATTGCTTGAGATTTCTGAATGTGATATAGTAAGGAAAAATTCGCTTGTTTTCACAGAACATCATAAGAAAGAGGTAGTCTCTAGCGATATCGGAGTCTTTAGGCTGGTAAGAGAAAAAAAATACGGTGATACCGTAGTCTCTATATTTACGAATTCTGTTTTATGA
- the pilM gene encoding pilus assembly protein PilM, which translates to MKNKKYLSLELSKKNLKIVEIEGSSNGDFKIVYYKNIAIPMLTLPGGEKTKDIVIDWDILLTQFKAEIKDRNYSNSSISLTVPSKDASDAVLTIPIIKGKDIVQFLEREIKKTTVIQEDRNNKIEYLKLGERTVKSGRVQDIFTVLADTDKLNSYLNNFASLGVKPHMFTIKPYTLYSLLQSLYPELNNIVLVDVGNELTSMVIIRDGQLKFARSMYVTIGNIAEVVSQDNNVPEKEIKDFIDQYGFKFESYPETEEGKRYKRSISRFSDKFRAELQRSILFYQEKFGSGDKISKIVLTGGGLEVADITEILKERLKLEVETLPIAKRLIADDDFKSHYSLYASCVGGALISDLKSKFNLAPKVEKARTSKRIYLEIVMVFLFVYATIYYLYLGHKNRFSAQKKQFNQVQFEIDSYPENLEQEYEDVLIKREDSARLRDVFSRLQRPYIGWEGFFTEISNLIDSTMLVVDFWVGFNSEGAMVFQIQGEYEGTYPDAQLVLRKARLSFEESDLFQNIKFEIERSGKVKIGEIRSYSYTMAGYINPDFLTKREL; encoded by the coding sequence ATGAAAAATAAAAAATATCTTAGTCTTGAATTAAGTAAAAAGAATCTTAAAATAGTTGAGATCGAAGGTTCTTCTAATGGCGATTTTAAGATAGTCTATTACAAAAATATAGCTATACCGATGCTTACTCTTCCTGGAGGGGAGAAGACAAAAGATATAGTTATTGATTGGGATATACTTCTCACTCAGTTTAAGGCTGAGATTAAAGATAGAAACTACAGCAACAGTTCGATATCTTTAACAGTACCTTCAAAAGATGCTTCTGATGCAGTTCTTACTATTCCGATTATCAAAGGTAAGGATATAGTACAGTTCCTAGAGCGTGAGATTAAGAAGACAACAGTAATTCAAGAAGATAGAAATAATAAGATCGAATATCTAAAGCTTGGAGAGAGAACTGTTAAGTCCGGTAGGGTTCAGGATATTTTTACAGTCTTAGCGGATACAGATAAACTGAATAGTTATTTGAATAATTTTGCATCTTTAGGCGTAAAGCCGCATATGTTTACAATCAAGCCCTATACGCTTTACAGCTTGCTGCAGAGCCTCTATCCGGAACTCAATAATATTGTTCTCGTTGATGTGGGCAACGAGTTGACGTCTATGGTTATAATTAGGGATGGTCAATTGAAGTTTGCAAGGAGCATGTATGTAACTATAGGGAATATTGCTGAGGTGGTATCTCAGGATAATAATGTTCCAGAGAAAGAAATAAAAGATTTTATTGATCAATATGGATTTAAATTTGAATCCTATCCTGAGACAGAAGAGGGTAAGAGATACAAGAGATCTATTTCAAGATTCTCAGATAAGTTCAGAGCTGAATTGCAGAGGTCGATATTATTCTATCAGGAGAAGTTCGGCTCCGGAGATAAGATATCTAAAATAGTTCTTACTGGAGGCGGGTTGGAAGTTGCCGATATAACTGAGATCTTAAAAGAGAGATTAAAGTTAGAAGTAGAGACTCTGCCTATTGCAAAGCGGCTTATTGCCGATGATGATTTTAAGAGCCACTACTCTCTTTATGCTTCATGTGTCGGCGGGGCTTTAATCTCAGACTTAAAAAGCAAGTTTAATCTTGCGCCTAAGGTAGAGAAAGCTAGGACTAGTAAAAGAATATATCTTGAGATAGTGATGGTATTTCTATTTGTCTATGCCACTATATACTATCTTTACCTTGGTCATAAGAATAGATTCTCTGCGCAGAAGAAGCAGTTTAATCAAGTTCAGTTTGAGATAGATAGTTATCCGGAGAACTTAGAGCAGGAATATGAAGATGTTTTAATAAAAAGAGAAGACTCTGCTAGGTTGAGAGATGTTTTCTCGAGATTACAGAGGCCTTATATTGGATGGGAAGGGTTTTTTACTGAGATTTCAAATCTTATAGACTCGACTATGCTAGTGGTTGATTTTTGGGTAGGATTTAATAGTGAAGGTGCTATGGTATTTCAGATTCAGGGTGAATACGAAGGCACTTATCCGGATGCCCAGTTGGTATTAAGAAAAGCAAGGCTGAGCTTTGAAGAGTCAGATTTATTTCAGAACATTAAATTTGAGATTGAGAGGTCTGGCAAGGTCAAAATAGGAGAGATTAGAAGTTATTCTTATACTATGGCTGGATATATAAATCCTGATTTTTTAACTAAGAGAGAGCTGTGA
- a CDS encoding AEC family transporter, which translates to MKRGGGSSPPLGSDIYVMESLNFNIGLWKALFETALLVLAGYISLKIGIFKDNTAKDLTKFIIYVTLPALIFYSFSSHLNRANLGGCSLFFLASLIIFLIGFVVGLISTKSLVKREDLKREFVLLNAFQNSGYLPLALVGNLFSPAKSEIAYLYIFSYLMGFNLVMLSFGFYYMHASSKMKLKSFITPAFVASILGIAFALSGLTAKIPGVVIQPIYKLGSTTVPLSMVMLGMILAQSRLFKLEYLKELSVLIFSKLLFIPLVVLVLLKFIKLDSFSSFLILLQAAMPSATTLSLIAHFKGAHTEFVSQGIMYTHIFLILTLPLIFLLF; encoded by the coding sequence TTGAAAAGGGGTGGGGGTTCAAGTCCCCCTCTCGGCAGTGATATATATGTTATGGAGAGTTTAAATTTCAATATAGGGCTCTGGAAAGCACTCTTTGAGACAGCGCTGCTTGTATTAGCAGGCTATATTAGCCTTAAGATAGGAATATTTAAAGATAATACAGCGAAGGATTTAACGAAGTTTATAATCTATGTAACTTTACCTGCGCTTATCTTTTACTCTTTCAGTTCTCATTTAAATAGAGCTAACCTCGGAGGCTGCTCTCTGTTTTTTTTGGCCTCTTTGATTATTTTCCTAATAGGTTTTGTGGTCGGCCTTATCTCTACCAAGTCTCTTGTTAAGAGAGAAGATCTAAAAAGAGAGTTTGTACTATTAAATGCATTCCAAAACTCTGGATATCTTCCCCTGGCTCTGGTTGGAAATCTTTTCTCACCTGCTAAGTCAGAGATTGCCTACCTCTATATATTCTCTTATCTTATGGGGTTTAATCTTGTAATGTTATCCTTTGGTTTTTATTATATGCATGCCTCATCAAAGATGAAGCTAAAGAGCTTTATTACTCCAGCTTTTGTTGCATCTATTTTAGGTATAGCTTTTGCTTTAAGCGGTTTAACAGCTAAGATACCAGGTGTTGTTATTCAGCCGATATATAAATTAGGCTCTACCACTGTACCCCTAAGCATGGTTATGCTGGGAATGATATTGGCTCAATCTAGGCTCTTTAAGCTGGAGTATTTAAAAGAGCTTTCGGTCTTAATTTTCTCCAAACTTCTTTTTATACCACTAGTAGTTCTGGTATTATTAAAATTTATCAAGCTGGATAGCTTCAGCTCTTTTTTAATACTGCTTCAGGCTGCTATGCCTTCAGCTACTACCTTATCTCTGATTGCGCATTTTAAAGGTGCTCATACAGAGTTTGTCTCTCAAGGCATTATGTATACACATATTTTTTTAATCTTAACCCTGCCGTTAATTTTTTTATTGTTTTAA